Proteins encoded together in one Flavobacterium keumense window:
- the mdh gene encoding malate dehydrogenase → MKVTIVGAGNVGATCADVISYRGIASEVVLLDIKEGFAEGKAMDIMQCATNTGFNTKVIGVTNDYSKTANSDVVVITSGIPRKPGMTREELIGINAGIVKTVAENILVHSPNTIVVVVSNPMDTMTYLALKSTGLPKNRIIGMGGALDSSRFRYYLSQALDKPSNDVSAMVIGGHGDTTMIPLTRLASYNGIPVSEFLSQEALEKVAASTMVGGATLTGLLGTSAWYAPGASVAYLVDSILNDQKKMIACSVFLEGEYGQNDICIGVPCIIGKNGVEQIVDITLNDAEKALFAKSADAVRNMNADLKSVLA, encoded by the coding sequence ATGAAAGTTACAATTGTAGGAGCAGGAAATGTGGGAGCAACCTGTGCAGACGTGATTTCGTATAGAGGAATTGCTAGTGAAGTAGTTTTGTTAGATATTAAAGAGGGTTTTGCTGAAGGGAAAGCTATGGATATTATGCAATGTGCTACTAATACAGGCTTTAATACTAAAGTGATTGGTGTAACCAATGATTATTCAAAAACTGCTAATAGTGATGTGGTAGTAATTACGTCTGGAATTCCTAGAAAACCAGGAATGACTCGTGAAGAATTAATTGGAATTAATGCTGGTATTGTGAAAACAGTTGCAGAGAATATTTTAGTTCATTCTCCCAATACAATTGTAGTCGTAGTGTCAAATCCTATGGATACCATGACTTATTTGGCATTGAAATCTACAGGTTTGCCTAAGAACAGAATTATTGGAATGGGAGGTGCTTTAGATAGTTCTCGTTTTAGATATTATTTATCACAAGCTTTGGATAAGCCATCAAATGATGTTTCTGCCATGGTAATTGGAGGTCACGGTGATACCACAATGATTCCATTAACTCGTTTAGCCTCTTACAATGGTATTCCAGTTTCTGAATTCCTTTCTCAAGAAGCATTGGAAAAAGTAGCTGCTTCCACTATGGTTGGAGGAGCAACTTTGACAGGACTTTTAGGAACTTCAGCTTGGTATGCTCCAGGAGCTTCTGTAGCATATTTAGTAGATAGTATCTTGAATGATCAGAAAAAAATGATTGCTTGTTCTGTTTTCTTGGAAGGAGAATACGGTCAAAATGATATTTGTATCGGTGTTCCTTGTATTATTGGTAAAAACGGAGTGGAGCAAATCGTTGATATTACATTGAACGATGCTGAAAAAGCATTATTTGCAAAAAGTGCTGATGCTGTTAGAAATATGAATGCTGATTTGAAATCAGTTTTAGCATAA
- the gyrB gene encoding DNA topoisomerase (ATP-hydrolyzing) subunit B — protein sequence MSEEINKNNYSADSIQALEGMEHVRMRPSMYIGDVGVRGLHHLVYEVVDNSIDEAMGGHCDTISVSINEDGSISVEDNGRGIPVGIHKKEGVSALEVVMTKIGAGGKFDKDSYKVSGGLHGVGVSCVNALSSHLRATVHSSDGKIYEQEYERGKALYPVKQIGDTTKRGTIVTFYPDPTIFTQTTEYSYETLSSRMRELSFLNKGIKITFTDKREVDKDGNFLSEVFHSTEGLKEYIRYLDGNREPIIGHVISMDHEKGEIPVEVALIYNTSYSENIFSYVNNINTHEGGTHLQGFRSGLTRTLKKYADASGMLDKLKFEISGDDFREGLTAIISVKVSEPQFEGQTKTKLGNREVVSPVSQAVAEMLENYLEENPNDARVIIQKVILAAQARHAAKKAREMVQRKTVMGGGGLPGKLSDCSEQDPEKCEVYLVEGDSAGGTAKQGRDRNFQAILPLRGKILNVEKAMHHKVFESEEIRNIFTALGVTVGTAEDSKALNVEKLRYHKIIIMCDADVDGSHIATLILTFFFRFMRELIEKGHVYIAAPPLYLVKKGNKKEYAWTEDQRDLANERMGGSASIQRYKGLGEMNAEQLWETTMDPNFRTLRQVTIENMVEADRVFSMLMGDEVPPRREFIEKNAVYANIDA from the coding sequence ATGAGTGAGGAGATTAACAAGAATAATTATTCAGCGGATAGTATTCAGGCATTAGAAGGAATGGAGCACGTAAGAATGCGTCCATCAATGTACATTGGAGATGTTGGAGTACGAGGATTACATCATTTAGTTTATGAGGTGGTAGATAACTCCATCGATGAGGCTATGGGTGGTCATTGTGATACTATCAGTGTTTCGATCAATGAAGATGGGTCAATTTCTGTTGAAGACAATGGGCGTGGTATTCCAGTTGGAATTCATAAAAAAGAAGGAGTTTCGGCTTTAGAGGTTGTAATGACCAAAATTGGTGCAGGAGGTAAATTTGATAAAGATTCGTATAAAGTTTCTGGAGGTTTACACGGTGTAGGTGTTTCCTGTGTGAATGCCTTGTCCTCTCACTTGAGAGCGACGGTTCATAGTAGTGATGGAAAAATCTACGAACAAGAATACGAAAGAGGTAAGGCCTTGTATCCAGTAAAACAAATTGGAGATACGACTAAAAGAGGAACAATTGTTACTTTTTATCCAGATCCAACCATTTTTACTCAAACTACAGAGTATTCGTATGAGACCTTGTCGTCTCGTATGCGTGAATTGTCTTTCTTGAACAAAGGCATAAAAATCACTTTTACAGATAAAAGAGAAGTAGATAAAGATGGTAACTTCCTTTCTGAAGTATTTCATTCTACAGAAGGTTTGAAAGAATACATTCGCTATTTAGACGGAAACCGTGAGCCAATTATTGGTCATGTAATTTCGATGGATCACGAAAAAGGAGAAATTCCGGTTGAAGTAGCCCTAATTTACAATACAAGTTATTCAGAGAATATCTTTTCGTATGTAAATAATATTAATACACACGAAGGAGGAACGCATTTGCAAGGTTTTAGAAGTGGTTTGACAAGAACGCTTAAAAAGTATGCGGATGCATCTGGAATGTTGGATAAATTGAAATTCGAAATTTCAGGAGACGATTTCCGTGAGGGATTGACTGCGATTATTTCGGTTAAAGTTTCGGAGCCTCAATTTGAAGGACAAACCAAAACTAAATTAGGAAACAGAGAAGTGGTTTCTCCTGTAAGTCAAGCTGTAGCAGAAATGTTGGAGAATTATTTGGAAGAAAATCCAAATGATGCTCGTGTGATTATTCAGAAAGTAATTTTGGCTGCTCAAGCCCGTCACGCTGCTAAAAAAGCGCGTGAAATGGTGCAACGTAAAACCGTAATGGGTGGCGGTGGATTACCAGGAAAACTGTCTGATTGTTCTGAACAAGATCCAGAAAAATGTGAAGTATACCTTGTTGAGGGAGATTCGGCAGGAGGAACTGCAAAACAAGGGCGTGACCGAAATTTCCAAGCCATTTTGCCATTACGTGGTAAAATTTTGAATGTAGAGAAAGCGATGCATCATAAGGTGTTTGAAAGTGAAGAAATCCGTAATATATTCACAGCTTTAGGAGTGACGGTTGGAACCGCAGAAGATAGCAAAGCCTTGAATGTAGAGAAGTTGCGTTACCATAAAATTATTATCATGTGTGATGCCGATGTCGATGGAAGTCACATTGCGACTTTGATCTTGACATTCTTCTTCCGTTTCATGAGAGAATTAATCGAAAAAGGACATGTATATATTGCTGCGCCACCTTTGTATTTAGTTAAGAAAGGTAATAAAAAAGAGTACGCTTGGACAGAAGATCAACGCGATTTAGCGAATGAAAGAATGGGAGGAAGTGCATCCATTCAGCGATATAAAGGTCTTGGAGAGATGAATGCGGAGCAGTTGTGGGAAACTACTATGGATCCAAATTTCAGAACTTTACGTCAAGTAACCATTGAAAATATGGTGGAAGCAGATCGTGTTTTTTCCATGTTGATGGGAGATGAGGTGCCGCCAAGGAGAGAATTTATTGAGAAAAATGCGGTTTATGCTAATATTGATGCATAA
- the asnB gene encoding asparagine synthase B, translating to MCGILAIIGKGKDEQLVRELSKRMTHRGPDESDLHITENGHILSHERLSIIDLHSGRQPIQGTSTAWMVHNGEVYNHQALRDGVLKGHTFRTKSDSEVIVHLYEEFKYDFCNMLDGDWAFVVVDGDDFIAGRDPMGVKPLYYGLDDRGRIYFASEMKPIADQCKTFSTFPPGHYYTPNTGFVKYYQPEYEDYTKADQDLDLDLIRETLTEATRKRLMSDVPIGVLLSGGLDSSLTSSIASRLLKESGKKLHSFSIGLDADAPDAKAAKKVAEFLGTEHHEVHFTIEQGIEILDKLIWHLETYDVTSIRASTPMYFLSKAITDMGIKVVLSGEGADEIFGGYLYFRNAPTVEDFQKETIERVQKLFTADLLRADKSTMAHGLEARVPFLDKAFLNMAIRIKPEEKMPKTYDGREKYILRKAFDTPDNPYLPDEVLWRQKEQFSDGVGYNWIDHLIEYCSSQVTDEQLAGAEAEFPYNTPTTKEAYFYRTIFHKYYPQVSAAQTVRKWIPKWQENQDPSGRANAAHVQADVEIAK from the coding sequence ATGTGCGGAATATTAGCCATCATTGGAAAAGGAAAAGATGAACAATTAGTGAGAGAACTTTCAAAAAGAATGACCCACCGTGGTCCAGATGAAAGTGATTTACATATTACAGAGAATGGACATATTTTAAGTCACGAGCGTTTGTCAATTATTGACTTGCATTCAGGACGTCAACCTATTCAAGGGACTTCAACAGCTTGGATGGTGCATAATGGAGAGGTTTACAATCACCAAGCATTGCGAGATGGTGTTTTGAAAGGGCATACTTTTAGAACCAAATCTGATTCAGAAGTAATTGTTCATTTGTATGAAGAATTCAAATACGATTTCTGTAATATGTTGGATGGAGATTGGGCTTTTGTGGTAGTTGATGGAGACGATTTTATCGCAGGTAGAGACCCAATGGGAGTGAAGCCATTGTACTACGGTTTGGATGATAGAGGAAGAATCTATTTTGCTTCTGAAATGAAACCTATTGCTGACCAATGTAAAACGTTCTCAACATTTCCTCCAGGACATTATTATACACCTAACACTGGTTTTGTAAAATACTACCAACCAGAATACGAAGATTACACTAAAGCAGATCAAGATTTAGATTTGGATCTAATTAGAGAAACGTTAACTGAGGCAACTCGCAAACGTTTAATGAGTGATGTGCCAATTGGAGTATTACTTTCAGGAGGTTTGGATTCGTCTTTAACATCTTCAATTGCGTCACGATTATTGAAAGAAAGTGGTAAAAAATTACATTCGTTTTCAATTGGTTTAGATGCTGATGCGCCAGATGCTAAAGCAGCTAAAAAAGTAGCAGAGTTTTTAGGAACAGAGCACCACGAAGTACACTTTACTATTGAACAAGGTATCGAAATTTTAGACAAATTGATTTGGCATTTAGAAACCTATGATGTAACGTCTATTCGTGCAAGTACACCAATGTATTTCTTGTCGAAAGCCATTACTGATATGGGAATCAAAGTGGTGCTTTCAGGAGAAGGTGCTGATGAGATTTTTGGAGGGTATTTGTATTTTAGAAATGCGCCAACGGTAGAAGATTTCCAAAAAGAAACGATTGAAAGAGTTCAAAAATTATTCACTGCTGATTTATTAAGAGCAGATAAGTCAACGATGGCTCACGGTTTAGAGGCTAGGGTTCCGTTCTTAGATAAAGCCTTCTTGAATATGGCAATTCGTATCAAACCAGAAGAAAAAATGCCAAAAACCTACGATGGTAGAGAGAAATATATTTTAAGAAAAGCATTTGATACGCCAGACAATCCGTATTTGCCAGATGAGGTATTGTGGAGACAAAAAGAGCAATTCTCTGATGGTGTAGGGTACAACTGGATTGACCACTTAATTGAATACTGTTCGTCTCAAGTTACTGACGAGCAATTAGCGGGTGCAGAGGCTGAGTTTCCGTACAACACGCCAACGACTAAAGAAGCGTATTTCTACAGAACCATATTTCATAAATATTATCCACAAGTAAGTGCGGCACAAACCGTGCGAAAATGGATTCCAAAATGGCAAGAGAATCAAGATCCAAGTGGTAGAGCCAATGCGGCTCACGTTCAAGCAGATGTTGAGATTGCTAAATAA
- a CDS encoding TonB-dependent receptor: MRKNNLKYTVLALSLAWSSLALAQKKQDKMRTEEVNVVKSYTPTISDAFKIKETPALNEEGITAKETVKYSIFSFPVASTFTPSKGGAENVDKEEIGRFYKSYATFGGGNFGTLNAELFATQDLNSEEYVAGMLRHLSSQGGIKGVALDNSFYDTSLDLTYGAEAKELSWNINLGYQNQIYHWYGLPTNFMDALTPTIHDIIVAGINPKQSYNTITLDSKIEFDESILEASSFKFAHFSDAFGSSENRFYAKPSFQFPAFGKQIKLNAIVDYLGGKFENNYTRTNSEPLEYGYTNFGLSPSYELEKDNWTLHLGLGLYYSLDTKNRNNKLFLYPQVTASHKIVGDLMIFYTGAEGGLDQNSYLNFVDENPFLSPTLQIAPTNKKYDVFAGLKGKLADNISYNIRGSFVDENNKALFKSNDFSANFNYGPYAYGNSLQVVYDNVKTLRFFGELKADITEAIHFGANGTLSVYNTKTQAEAWNLPAIQLNANLDYTINTKWYAGADVFFVGSRKDLQINTDLIYVYPPTYVPTTLKSYIDLNAHVGYKHSERLTAFLKANNIVNQAYQKWLNYPVQGFQVVLGANYKFDF; the protein is encoded by the coding sequence ATGAGAAAAAATAATTTGAAATATACAGTATTGGCGCTTAGTTTAGCATGGAGTTCATTGGCTTTGGCACAAAAAAAACAAGACAAAATGCGAACGGAAGAAGTAAATGTGGTAAAATCATATACGCCAACTATTTCGGATGCGTTTAAAATAAAAGAAACACCTGCTTTAAATGAGGAAGGAATCACTGCAAAAGAAACGGTGAAGTACAGTATTTTTTCTTTCCCAGTGGCTTCTACTTTTACACCTTCAAAGGGTGGTGCTGAAAATGTAGATAAGGAAGAAATTGGTCGTTTTTATAAAAGTTATGCCACTTTTGGAGGAGGTAACTTCGGGACTTTGAATGCAGAGTTATTCGCTACTCAAGATTTGAATTCGGAAGAATATGTGGCGGGAATGTTGCGTCATCTTTCCTCTCAGGGAGGAATAAAAGGCGTAGCCTTAGATAATTCGTTTTATGATACTTCATTAGATCTAACCTATGGTGCCGAAGCAAAAGAATTGTCTTGGAATATTAATTTAGGCTATCAAAATCAGATTTATCATTGGTATGGATTGCCAACTAATTTTATGGACGCATTGACGCCAACTATTCATGATATTATAGTAGCAGGAATCAATCCAAAACAATCGTATAACACCATTACATTAGACTCTAAAATAGAATTTGATGAGAGCATTTTGGAGGCTTCAAGTTTTAAATTTGCTCATTTTTCAGATGCTTTCGGTTCGTCTGAAAATAGATTCTATGCTAAACCGTCGTTTCAATTTCCTGCTTTTGGAAAACAAATAAAATTGAACGCTATTGTGGATTATTTGGGAGGAAAATTTGAGAATAATTACACCCGAACTAATTCGGAACCATTAGAATATGGATATACTAATTTCGGACTTTCGCCAAGTTATGAATTGGAAAAAGACAATTGGACCCTACATTTAGGTTTGGGATTGTACTATAGTTTGGATACCAAAAATAGAAACAACAAGTTATTTCTGTATCCGCAAGTTACAGCCTCTCATAAAATAGTGGGTGATTTAATGATTTTCTATACCGGAGCTGAAGGTGGGTTAGACCAAAATTCCTATTTGAATTTTGTGGACGAAAATCCGTTTTTGTCGCCTACTTTACAAATTGCGCCAACCAACAAAAAGTATGATGTTTTTGCTGGTTTAAAAGGTAAATTGGCAGATAATATAAGCTATAATATTAGAGGTTCTTTTGTAGATGAGAATAACAAAGCCTTGTTTAAAAGTAATGATTTTTCGGCTAATTTCAACTACGGACCCTATGCGTATGGAAATTCGTTACAAGTGGTCTATGACAATGTAAAAACACTACGCTTCTTTGGTGAATTGAAAGCGGATATTACCGAAGCGATTCATTTTGGTGCCAATGGTACGTTGTCTGTTTATAATACAAAAACACAAGCCGAAGCATGGAATTTACCAGCGATACAATTGAATGCGAATCTAGATTATACCATAAACACAAAATGGTACGCTGGTGCGGATGTGTTTTTTGTGGGTTCCCGAAAAGATCTACAAATCAATACTGATTTGATTTATGTTTATCCGCCAACTTATGTTCCAACGACTTTAAAATCGTATATTGATTTGAATGCTCATGTGGGGTACAAACATAGTGAACGATTGACTGCCTTTTTGAAAGCCAATAACATTGTTAATCAAGCGTATCAAAAATGGTTGAACTACCCGGTTCAAGGATTTCAAGTGGTATTGGGTGCGAATTATAAATTTGATTTTTAA
- a CDS encoding PhzF family phenazine biosynthesis protein: MKLPFYIVDVFAEEKYAGNQLAVFENAHNLTTEQMQAIASEINFAESTFITQLDAENNTAEIRIFTPEFEMKFAGHPIIGTSWVLMNRIYSTNPNNINLSVPVGTIPVSQEGDLVWLQSAQPEFFDTFQPEGFLEFSNLKRTDFSTDFPIQEVSTGSAFVMVPLQNKEALAHLELNTAKMNEWLHLNCKTNFRALYFFYLEDGNLFSRMLYLENNQLKEDAATGSASTCLQAFLLKYYQSDLQIINQQGDYIGRPSRIYFDGKWSQDHFEIKIGGKTQFIAKGEWEV; this comes from the coding sequence ATGAAATTACCATTTTATATAGTAGATGTTTTCGCTGAAGAAAAGTATGCAGGAAATCAATTAGCTGTTTTTGAAAATGCTCACAACTTGACTACAGAACAAATGCAGGCTATTGCTAGCGAAATTAATTTTGCCGAGAGTACGTTTATCACGCAACTGGATGCTGAAAACAATACAGCTGAGATTCGAATATTTACCCCAGAGTTTGAAATGAAATTTGCAGGTCACCCCATTATTGGAACCTCGTGGGTGCTGATGAATAGAATCTATTCCACTAATCCTAACAATATCAACCTTAGCGTTCCGGTGGGGACTATTCCGGTTTCTCAAGAAGGAGATTTAGTGTGGTTGCAATCAGCTCAACCGGAGTTTTTTGACACGTTTCAACCAGAGGGTTTTTTAGAATTTAGTAATTTAAAAAGAACTGATTTCTCTACGGATTTTCCCATTCAAGAAGTAAGCACTGGGAGTGCCTTTGTAATGGTTCCGCTTCAAAATAAAGAAGCATTGGCTCATTTGGAATTGAATACCGCCAAGATGAACGAATGGTTGCATTTGAATTGTAAAACTAATTTTAGGGCGTTGTACTTTTTTTATTTAGAAGACGGAAATTTGTTCAGTAGAATGTTGTATTTGGAAAACAATCAATTGAAGGAAGATGCAGCAACAGGGAGTGCGAGTACTTGTTTACAGGCATTTTTGTTGAAATATTATCAATCTGATTTGCAAATAATAAACCAGCAGGGAGATTATATTGGACGTCCTTCAAGAATATATTTTGATGGAAAATGGAGTCAAGATCATTTCGAAATTAAAATTGGTGGGAAAACACAATTCATCGCAAAAGGAGAATGGGAGGTTTAA
- a CDS encoding tetratricopeptide repeat protein, whose amino-acid sequence MRTLSGILFTLLFWGTLSVSAQKSTIYNSNSKDFETAVSLYTAGQYASAKLVFDRIKTNSANQEVLSDCLYYTAMCAIRERQPSAGSLMERFVSDYPTSTKRNQAYVELGHFYFQQENYEKALSWYEKVDEMYLGANESEKYNFQKGYSFFVAKNKKEASIYLNKVLNTPNYGSQAKYYLGFMAYEGDDYKRATQYFDAVATEGKYKERMSYYQSDMNFKQGNFQKAIDLGEQAMAKSTLAEQSELNKIIGESYFNLKEYEKAIQYLKLYKGKNGKWTNVDFYQLGFAYYQQKEFQEAVSQFNKIIDGKDFVAQNGYYHLGQSYLHLDKKQEALNAFKNASEMDFDASLKEESSLNYAKLSYEIGNSYESVPAILMAFLERYPQNSNQSAIEKLLIDSYISSKNYKEALAILEKKGTQENKLAYQKVLFYSGLQSFTDGEYKEALERFEKAIGQQKDALITARATFWKGETQFVLDDFKNALLTFKQFISFAEAINTAEFKNCNYNIAYAYFKMKEYDQAGNYFQKQIEKGTDKVRMNDAYLRLADCRFVTSKYWPAMEAYAKVIEQKGVDADYAFYQRAISYGFVGKNEKKIENLVSFLQLYPKSEYRDDALFELGNTYVTENKDEKAIATYDQLIKEFENGSFVSKSILRQGLVYYNADKDTQAIAKFKQVVAAFPKSAEALEAVSTARLIYVENGKVDEYASWVRTLDFVAVSDADLDNDTYESAEKQYQQSNTSQAITGFGAYLTAFPKGIHALQAHFYLAQSQYSNGSEEKSIPNYEYVIAEPRNEFTEPSLMRLAEIFLKAKEVEKAIVVLSRIETEADLLQNKTFAQANLMKLYYDKKDYANAVVYAEKVLENPKTEADVKSDAQIVVARSAMETGDEAKAKSGYEKLMTAQGELGAEALYYDAYFKNKAGKFEDSNVAIQQLAKNYSDYKYFGAKGLLLMATNFYALKDSYQATYILETIIKNFTDFPEVVAQAQKDLETIKAEESKTNSSITN is encoded by the coding sequence ATGCGTACACTCTCTGGGATTTTATTCACCCTACTTTTTTGGGGAACTTTATCGGTTTCAGCTCAAAAATCAACTATATATAATTCTAATTCAAAAGATTTTGAAACGGCAGTTTCGTTATATACTGCGGGTCAATATGCATCTGCAAAATTAGTTTTTGATCGCATCAAAACAAATTCAGCGAATCAAGAAGTCTTGTCGGATTGTTTGTATTATACCGCCATGTGTGCTATTCGCGAACGTCAACCTAGTGCAGGGAGTTTGATGGAACGCTTTGTTTCGGATTATCCAACGAGTACGAAGAGAAATCAAGCCTATGTTGAACTAGGTCATTTTTATTTTCAACAAGAAAATTACGAAAAAGCCTTGTCTTGGTATGAAAAAGTAGATGAAATGTATTTGGGAGCTAACGAAAGCGAAAAATACAATTTCCAAAAAGGATACAGTTTTTTTGTTGCTAAAAACAAAAAAGAAGCCTCAATCTATTTGAATAAGGTATTGAATACGCCAAATTACGGTTCGCAAGCCAAATACTATTTAGGTTTTATGGCTTATGAAGGAGATGATTATAAGCGAGCAACTCAATATTTTGACGCAGTTGCTACCGAAGGGAAATACAAAGAGCGCATGTCGTATTATCAATCGGATATGAATTTTAAGCAAGGAAATTTCCAAAAAGCGATTGATTTGGGAGAACAAGCAATGGCTAAATCGACACTGGCAGAACAATCCGAATTGAATAAAATTATTGGTGAAAGCTATTTCAATTTGAAAGAATATGAAAAAGCAATTCAGTATTTGAAATTATACAAAGGAAAAAATGGAAAATGGACGAATGTTGATTTTTACCAGTTAGGATTTGCGTACTACCAACAAAAAGAGTTTCAGGAAGCGGTTTCGCAATTCAATAAAATTATTGATGGAAAAGATTTTGTAGCGCAAAATGGCTATTATCATTTAGGTCAGAGTTATTTGCATTTGGACAAAAAGCAAGAAGCGTTAAATGCGTTTAAAAATGCTTCTGAAATGGATTTTGATGCTTCGTTAAAAGAAGAATCGAGTTTGAATTATGCAAAATTGAGTTACGAAATAGGTAATTCGTACGAAAGTGTCCCTGCTATTTTGATGGCTTTTTTGGAACGCTATCCTCAAAATTCAAATCAGTCGGCGATTGAAAAATTATTAATTGATTCTTATATTTCTTCTAAGAATTATAAAGAAGCTTTGGCAATTTTAGAGAAAAAAGGCACTCAAGAAAACAAGTTGGCCTATCAAAAAGTGCTGTTTTATAGTGGTTTGCAATCCTTTACCGATGGAGAATACAAAGAAGCGTTAGAGCGATTTGAAAAAGCAATTGGTCAACAAAAAGACGCTTTGATTACAGCAAGAGCTACGTTTTGGAAAGGAGAAACTCAATTTGTATTGGATGATTTTAAAAATGCGTTATTGACATTCAAACAGTTTATAAGTTTTGCTGAAGCGATCAACACTGCTGAATTTAAAAATTGCAACTACAATATAGCTTATGCGTACTTCAAAATGAAAGAATACGACCAAGCAGGAAATTATTTTCAAAAACAAATCGAAAAAGGGACTGACAAGGTGCGTATGAACGATGCCTATTTGCGTTTAGCAGATTGTCGATTTGTAACTTCAAAATATTGGCCGGCTATGGAGGCTTATGCCAAAGTAATTGAGCAGAAGGGTGTTGATGCTGATTATGCTTTTTATCAAAGAGCCATTTCGTATGGTTTTGTAGGTAAAAATGAGAAAAAAATCGAGAACTTGGTGTCGTTTTTACAACTTTACCCTAAATCAGAATACCGAGATGATGCGTTGTTTGAATTAGGAAATACTTATGTGACCGAGAATAAAGACGAGAAAGCCATTGCAACTTACGATCAATTGATTAAAGAGTTTGAAAATGGTTCATTTGTGTCTAAATCTATTTTGAGACAAGGTTTGGTGTATTATAACGCAGATAAAGACACCCAAGCTATAGCAAAATTCAAGCAGGTTGTGGCCGCGTTTCCAAAATCGGCAGAAGCTTTAGAAGCCGTTTCCACCGCTCGATTAATTTATGTTGAAAATGGAAAAGTAGATGAATATGCTTCTTGGGTTCGTACGCTAGATTTCGTAGCTGTTTCGGATGCCGATTTGGATAATGATACGTATGAGTCTGCCGAGAAACAATACCAACAAAGTAACACTAGTCAAGCAATCACTGGATTTGGAGCGTATTTGACCGCATTCCCAAAAGGGATTCACGCCTTGCAGGCTCATTTTTATTTGGCGCAATCCCAATATTCAAATGGGTCAGAGGAAAAATCAATACCCAATTATGAATATGTAATTGCGGAGCCACGAAACGAGTTTACAGAGCCGTCTTTAATGCGATTAGCTGAAATTTTCTTGAAAGCAAAAGAAGTAGAAAAGGCAATTGTAGTTTTATCTCGAATTGAAACTGAAGCGGATTTGTTGCAAAACAAAACCTTTGCTCAAGCCAATTTGATGAAATTGTATTACGATAAAAAGGATTATGCTAACGCGGTGGTGTATGCTGAAAAAGTACTAGAAAATCCGAAGACAGAGGCCGATGTTAAAAGCGATGCGCAAATTGTAGTGGCGCGTTCTGCAATGGAAACAGGCGATGAAGCAAAAGCGAAATCGGGCTACGAAAAATTGATGACTGCTCAAGGAGAATTGGGAGCAGAAGCCTTGTATTATGATGCGTATTTTAAAAATAAAGCAGGAAAGTTTGAGGATTCCAATGTAGCTATACAACAATTGGCCAAAAATTATTCTGATTACAAATATTTTGGTGCCAAAGGGTTGTTGTTAATGGCAACTAACTTTTATGCTTTGAAAGATAGTTATCAAGCCACCTATATTTTAGAAACTATCATTAAAAACTTTACGGATTTTCCTGAGGTTGTGGCTCAAGCCCAAAAAGATTTGGAAACGATAAAAGCGGAGGAATCTAAAACCAATTCGTCAATCACTAATTAA
- a CDS encoding cell division ATP-binding protein FtsE, with protein sequence MSQSILSLRNATIYQEGKTILSDVNLEVKQGEFIYVIGKTGSGKSSLLKTLYADLELKEGAGHIVDFDLATLKEDDIPFLRRKIGIVFQDFKLLPDRTVKDNMLFVLKATGWTDNTEMLQKIDEVLDKVGMKDFANKMPHQLSGGEQQRVAIARALLNDPELILADEPTGNLDPQTSAEVLEVLRKINENGKTVLMSTHDYALLVKFPFKTLKCEDAKIFEVVQKTA encoded by the coding sequence ATGTCACAGTCCATTTTATCTTTACGAAACGCTACTATCTATCAAGAAGGAAAAACCATTTTATCTGACGTAAACCTTGAAGTAAAACAAGGGGAATTCATTTATGTTATTGGAAAAACAGGCTCAGGTAAAAGTAGTTTATTAAAGACTTTGTATGCCGATTTAGAGCTAAAAGAAGGTGCTGGACATATCGTAGATTTTGATTTGGCTACTTTAAAAGAAGACGATATTCCTTTTTTGAGAAGAAAAATCGGAATTGTTTTCCAAGATTTCAAATTACTCCCAGACCGTACCGTAAAAGACAATATGCTTTTTGTTTTGAAAGCAACAGGCTGGACAGACAACACTGAAATGCTTCAAAAAATAGACGAAGTATTAGATAAAGTGGGAATGAAAGATTTTGCCAATAAAATGCCACACCAACTATCTGGTGGAGAACAACAACGTGTTGCTATTGCAAGAGCCTTATTGAATGACCCTGAATTAATTTTAGCAGACGAACCAACCGGTAACTTGGACCCACAAACCAGTGCCGAAGTGTTGGAAGTACTTCGCAAAATCAATGAAAATGGAAAAACCGTTTTGATGTCAACTCACGATTATGCATTGTTAGTCAAATTCCCTTTTAAAACATTAAAATGTGAAGATGCTAAAATTTTTGAAGTAGTTCAAAAAACGGCCTAA